A window of the Cicer arietinum cultivar CDC Frontier isolate Library 1 chromosome 6, Cicar.CDCFrontier_v2.0, whole genome shotgun sequence genome harbors these coding sequences:
- the LOC101499807 gene encoding early nodulin-like protein 3, translating to MASPMFLILMFLLTPMLLSSSQARDFHVGGKNGWVLKPSQDYNQWAQTNRFQINDTLHFKYNKENDSVLVVKKEDYDLCNTSNPKQKMEGGDSIFKISESGLFFFISGNVDHCKNGQKVIILVMAVKHHTPLLSPSAPPSQSPASGLVPPHIHSSDLVTPAPSPSEACVGVSVGFWVAIFMLSGYVGLVY from the exons ATGGCTTCTCCCATGTTTCTCATTCTCATGTTTTTGTTGACACCAATGTTGTTATCCTCATCTCAAGCAAGGGACTTTCATGTTGGTGGGAAAAATGGGTGGGTCCTTAAACCTTCTCAGGACTACAATCAATGGGCTCAAACAAACCGGTTTCAAATTAATGACACTCTCC ATTTCAAGTACAATAAAGAAAATGATTCTGTTCTGGTTGTGAAGAAAGAGGACTATGATTTATGCAACACCAGCAATCCAAAGCAAAAGATGGAGGGTGGAGATTCGATCTTTAAAATTAGTGAGTCCGGTTTGTTTTTCTTCATTAGTGGCAACGTTGACCATTGTAAAAATGGTCAAAAGGTTATCATTTTAGTTATGGCTGTGAAACACCACACTCCTCTTCTTAGTCCAAGTGCACCACCGTCTCAGTCGCCGGCAAGTGGGTTGGTGCCTCCTCATATTCATTCGTCCGATTTGGTTACTCCGGCGCCGTCTCCTTCGGAAGCTTGTGTTGGTGTTAGTGTGGGTTTTTGGGTTGCGATATTCATGTTGAGTGGTTATGTAGGGCTTGTTTATTAG
- the LOC101505801 gene encoding uncharacterized protein, whose amino-acid sequence MGKGLIWATAEDLCNNRGRVLSLYRQILRSLNSPSLPLNFAARQAKKAKVRAMFWVGSDERSLHNIADLIDAAEYSLSFLKKGQFPPRYIT is encoded by the coding sequence ATGGGAAAGGGTTTGATATGGGCAACAGCCGAAGACCTGTGTAACAACAGGGGTCGAGTTCTGTCGCTATACCGTCAGATACTACGAAGCCTGAATTCTCCTTCGCTACCACTGAACTTTGCTGCAAGACAGGCGAAGAAAGCAAAAGTGCGTGCAATGTTCTGGGTGGGTTCTGATGAACGGTCATTGCATAACATTGCCGACCTAATTGATGCTGCTGAATACTCTCTCTCCTTTCTTAAAAAAGGCCAATTTCCCCCTCGTTATATCACATGA